Genomic segment of Colletotrichum destructivum chromosome 5, complete sequence:
AGAAGTTTTGTTTGACGTACGATCCCAACAGTCTGCTGTATGTCAGCAAGGCTATGGACTTGTTCGATCTGGGACGCGAGAACCAGGTAGCTGCCGGCGCGAGAAGGGCAGAACGCGAGAAACTCCTTCAGTCTGGAGCCTCTCCCGCGCGCAACGATGCAGCCTGCAGTCTCACACTGCCTGAGAAGCCCTACGTGGAGCAGCCTGAATCCAACGCCGAAGCGGCGGACCAGCCAATCGAGGTGTCCTCTAGGCCGCCCGAAGATCTCATCGCGGGTCTGGCCCCGCTGAGGGACACCCctgccctcgtcatcggGGTGGCCAGCGACATCCTGTTCCCGGCGTGGCAGCAGAGAGAAGTCGCCGAGGCACTGAAGCTCGCGGGCAACAGGAACGTGGCGCACTATGAGCTGAGTGAGGAGATGAGCTTCTTTGGCCACGACACATTCCTGTTGGACCTGAAGAATATTGGTGGAAATTTGAAGAACTTTCTTGGGTGAATGAAATAATGAACAGGAACTATAACACCAGGGAGCCGAACCTAGTGGGCAGTAAGGTTGCGGGGACGGGAAAAGTGATTGCGCGGGAAGTTGCATACGCCACGTTGTACAGAGTTTAGGCAGAAAAAGCATGCTTTGCAAGATTAACTCCGTACTGAAAAGTAAAAATCCCTAGGCATGGGCTTAATTCCATCGTTTGTGGTGTTTTCTACACTTTTTTTGCTGGAACTTACAGGGTGTGATGTGATCCATTGGCCACTCAAGCTGGAAACGCCCGTCCCCACCGTACTGTCTCATTCGTCTGACGTCAACCCTTCGCTTGCATCAACACCAGGCTCACCACAAGGCTCACCACAGGGCACATACTGCAGGAAAAGAAATGAGGACAGGCGCGCTCTTTATATGTCAAAGGGCTGCAACGTTTAAACCCACGCCAATCCTGAGCTGCCCGCGACAGAAGTCTCCCCATCTCCGCGCCTCGTTTGCTCGTCCGTTTCGTGCCACCCGCACAATGTCCACCATCACGTTGAAAGACAGCGGCCTGCAAGTCAAGCTACCCAACGGCCTGTCGGAAGAACAATTACTAGCGTTTAGACCGTTCCAGGTATGATGGCATCCCCGGTCATCGTCGCGTTTCAAGCACTGACTCAGACACCAGAACTGGGTCAAGGGCCTCGCCAAATCCCTGAGCCTACAAGCCAAGAACGAGAATCACCCGTTCCACCCGGACCCTTACCAACTCCGTGCCGTCACGGTTCAGGCATTCGACATTTTCGGCTCCGGTCGCGTGGGCTTTCTAAAAATCACAGCCGATGTGAAGAAcggggccggcgagggccttCCGGCCAGCGTCTTCCTCCGTGGTCCCAGTGTTGGAATGCTCGTCATGCTCATCCCCGACGACGCGCCACCCGAGAGCGACGAGCGCTACGTTGTCCTGACCGTCCAGCCGCGCGTGCCCGTCGGCAGCCTCTCCTTCGTGGAGCTGCCCGCCGGCATGGTCGATGACAGCGGCAGCttcgccggcgcggcggccaaggagatcaaggaggagctgggcctcgagaTACACGAGTCGAAGCTCGCATGCCTCAgcgagctcgccggcgcAGGCGAGTCGGCGGGTaacgaggctgacgagggcctggcggaggccATGTACCCGTCAGCGGGCGGATGCGACGAGTTCGTCACGCTGTACAGCCACGAGCGGAGGATCCCGCGCGGGCAGCTGAAGGAGTGGAGCGGCAAGCTGACGGGGCTGAGGGATCACGGCGAAAAGATCACGCTGAAGCTCGTTGCCATGAAGGATCTCTGGCGCGAGGGCGCAAGGGATGCCAAGTGTCTCGCGGCGCTGGCCCTATGGGAGGGGCTCCGACGTGAGGGCAAGCTATGAACCGATAAGGACACGAATGCGGGATTACAGCTTGAATTTCTTGGCTAGCTCTATGCCCTCAGCTATGGTTCCTACACGGGCGTCGATGGCATAGCCCTCTGCCTCAAGACGGACGCACTCGGCCCAGAAGTTGGTCAAGGGCACGGTAAAGACCTCGATGAACTCGCCCTCTtccagctcggccttggGATTCTGGTTCtcggggagggaggcgtcGATTGTGACGTGGATCATGCGGAGGTTGGTGTTGCAGAAACCGGGGTCTGGGGATTAGATGCGAGTCAGCACAAGATCTGCACGGAACCGGAAACAAAACatggaagggggggatgTGATAACATACCGTTAAACATGATGGGCGTCGTCTCGGATGCCTTGCCGACATAccccgtctcctccttgagctcgcgcacggcagcctcctcggcggtctcgccctcgtcgaccagcCCAGCGGGGACCTCGATTGTGACCTTGTCGATGGGCGGGCGGTACTGCTTCTGCAAGATGATTTCGGGTCCCGTGGGCTtctcgaggatggcgacgatgccgacgccgtcgatcTCGCCGTTCTTGGGCCGCGTGCGGCGCTCGGCCGACTCCCAGGTCCGGGCCTGGCCGTTTTGGTCTTTGTAGTTGATCTTGACGAGCCTGATCCAGcgggcctcgtcctcggactGTTGTTGGGGGGGCCAAGGGTGTCAGTACGACAGACAAGGGATTGAAACCTGGGGGTCGAGGGAATTACCAGAGGGCTGGTGGCGGTCACTTTGGCAGCCATTGTGTGTGAGGAGATGCGATATCGGTGATGAAGGTGAGTTGGCGACAGGAGCTTCAGTGGACTGGCGGGGTGGCTTTGTCTGGCGCAAGGCAGAGAGCAGTACGTACCCCGCCGTTAGATGCGGCCAGGAACGCAAATAACTTAGTCATCGTTTGGAAACACTGCATCTTCTAGTCGCTTCCTAATACACTCCCGAGTCGTGCTTTTTGAGTCGACTGACATCTCGAGTTGAAACTTACCTATCAATACATCCCGAGTCGCCACGTCCTATGCCACGGGACATTAGCCACATGACTCCAAACACCCGCGCTGTATGGCCCCAATGTTTGGAAACGACCTCGGTCCGAAACGGAGACCATCTGGCGTCCCATTACAATGGATCTGTGTCGCGTCACTGATCACCGCTTGTCAGTGTTTACCCACGCCAGTACCGGTTAAGCTTTGGGGCCACAGTGCCAAATCTCGGCACGTTCATGGGACCCCTGGTCAAGACAAAGCGCCGACTCATGacggaaggggggaaaccaACAGCGCAGCGATCCGAACTACGGGACGAACCTCACTGTCGTTGGATTTTCTGCTCTCAGGAACAGAGTTCATACTGGATAGCCTgggacgatgaagaagagatgGTGCGACATGTGCCATGTTGATGGAGACAGTTGTCGACCTCAACGATGGTACGAGTCGTCAGGTCCGCGAATACACAGGACTCGCGTCGCTCGGCTAACCGATCCAGCAAACAGAGGACGTGGCCCGCTGACGTTGCGTGCCGATTGCATACGAATACTCGTGTGGTTCGGTCCTGATTACCCAACCACGCAAAACCTAGCCCAATAGCCGTCACGGCCGTCCAGCGCCGACCGCCGCAACGCTTGACCTTTGTGGGCTCCAACCGACGGCCTAACTGACTCTTACCACTAGCGAAAGTGCGAtaagctgctgctgcaagtcATGGCACGTCAAGATTAAGGAGTCATTTGCAACGTCAGGTTGGTGTGCTGACTCGCATTGGCTGTACCCCAGGGTCCTCGCAAGGGTCGGCCGGCTCGTCTGGGTCAGTGGCAGGGTTCCGGATCCATCACAGCCCAAGAGGGCACCGACGGGTTGGCGCTTCGAATGTGCCATTTAACAACCTTCCTCTCCTGGACGGGTGGCGGAGTCCATGTCGCTCGCGTTACGTTGTTTCGCCGTGGGAGTGCTAGACGCTTAAGCATCCGGATCTCAAAAGAGCATCTACCTCTTCTGGTTTCAACCCGTCCACGATTCCCGAAACACATTGTCACAGCTCTCGCTGTTTCCAGTCATCGACAAAGACAGGGAGACAGGGCTCTCGAAAATGGCGCCAACGCACTACACTGACCATGATGGTGACGTTGAAGGGAGGAGGAACCCCGATGAGGAGACGCCTCTGTTGGCCCACGACCTGCCGCCAACCCTCGCCCCAAGCAGAGCCTACCAGGTCAAGGTCATTGTTCTGGCAATGTCATtcatcctccttcttgaaATCGGTGCCTATCTCCAGATCCCACCGTCCTACCAGCTCATGGAGGATATCATTTGCCGCAAACACTACCCAGATCACATCATCTCGCAAAAAGACAAAGATAATGTCTGCAAGACGGCGCTAATCCAGGGAGAACTGGCGATGATCAAGGGCTGGCAAGCCTCGTTCGATTGCGTGGCGCGTGAGTTCTGATCGCTCGTCCTTTCGGCAACACCGGGCTGATGTCGAATATAGCGCTGTTGACGGCCATCCCATACGGCGTCATTGCCGACAAGTacggccgccggccagtGTTATCTCTAGCCATGCTGGGCATCACACTGGAGTTCCTGTGGATGTTGCAACCGCGTAAGTCCTAGTCGGTGTAACGAGCTTGAGGCATTACTAAACGAGCCCAGTCTTATGGCCCGGCGTCCTCCCCCTTTGGACCGTGTGGTTCGGAGCTGTTTTCCAGTTCATCGGTGGGGGTACAGGAATGGTCCAAGCCATGACATGGACCATGATATCCGACGTGGTCCCCATATCTAGCCTGTAAGATCGAGCTGGCCTCCCCCCCTGTGATGGCAACACATTACTGACGGTGTGTAGGACGGCTGTTTACTACAAAATCGGAGCAGTCGTGCTCGGGGGGGAGCTCTTCGTCGCCCCCCTCAGCGCCTATCTGCTAAGTAAGAACCCCTGGCTCCCTCTCACCATCGGCATGGTTCTCTTAATTCTCGGAACGTGTCTACCGCCTTTCATTCCCGAGACGCTTGAGCTGCGGCgggccgccgatgaagaggTCGAGCAAACGCTTCACCGGTCCGAAGATGACGCCAAGGGCAAGCGTACACTCAAGGAGCAGATCGTCTTTGCGGTGAAGAACGACATGGGCCACGTCTACAACTTTCTCATCAGATCCCGCAGGGTCATTGGTCTGGTGGCGGGGTTCAACCTGACGATTGTCGTCAAGTACGTCAAGACGGATATCATGGCGCAGTACGTCCACAACCTGTTTGGTTGGTCTTGGGCAAAGGTGAGTGACCTCGTTACCGAATGATAGATTCCATGATGCATTAAAAGCAGCGGAACTCTTGCTAACAATGAGAGTACAGGCAACACTTCTTGGTACGGTATCGACTGTCACCAACATGATCAtgctgctcgccgtcctcccgGCGGTGGGTTGGTACATCACTAAGCGGACGGGCGTGCATCCACTGATCCGCGACCTGTGGCTCGTCCGGTTAACGGGTATTCTCCTGACCCTCGGCTGCTTCATGGTTGCCATTGCCTTTGCGCCATGGTTTCTTATCGCCGGTATGGtttccatctctctctttttgaAATCCAACCCCCTGATCCCCATGCACCCTCGTTCCGCCTTCGCCTCAGGCACACAGTACACTGACACAAGGCTAGCCCTTATCATCTTCTCGACTGGCACTGTCTACACAAACATTTGTCGAGCAGTGCTTAACGCCGTTGTGGAGCCGCACACGATTGGCACGCTCAACACAGCCATCAGCTGGGTGGAACAGATGAGCCTCCTCGTCTCGGCGCCCATCATCTCGGGCTTGCTGAAAGCCGGGAACGCAGCGGGCGGCGTGTGGATCGGGTTGCCGTacatggcggcgacgctcATGGCGATTGGCGGCACCGTTATTGCCTTTGCTTACCGCTTACCTGGGGATAAGATCCTCTAGGTCTAcatctgctgctgggcaGGGAATATTTGTTAAAGCATAGTTAATATCCGTATGGGAGCAGTAAACTCCTATTGCTGTCTCATGTCCAAGTTAGGAAATTTTGAAGTTTGAACTAGTCGGCCCCGCGGGCTGCGGTACTAGCGCCCTCATTCATAGGCACTGGATTGACGGTTTTCTTACGAGATCAACGATAGAAAACGGCAAACGGGCGAAATGGTAAGATCAACTACGTTGGCATGAAACCCGACCCCTGCCGGTCCGGCCAGTCCAACGACATCTTAGCCTAGCCTAAGTGCTACTACCCGAACTATCCTCTTAAGTGCCACAAGGCCACATTCCTGCCAAGAGCGGCAGATGCTCACTATTGACATGTTTTTACTCTATAGTTCGCACTTTGTAATTAGCAACCAAGCTCAAACGACTTGGAATGACCTTTAGCACAAGCAGGGGAGGGTCGACGTACTGGTTATGGTTATACTTTCCTTGGAAACCAGCACGTGGGGCTGGCTAACTTATCATACCTTGTTATACATTTGCGCTGTGGCTGTTGTCATGATTTTCTATCTGAAACTTTATCTACTTTTTCCGGTGTATTGTTGAATTTGGCTGAAATTGAAACGAACATGAAATGATGCCTCTTCGTGGTTTTCGCTTTTTTCATCAGCGCGTTTTGTCAACTATGCAATTGCATGGAACAAACGTCTTTACCAGGACAATCGGCTTCACGACCATGCAATTACTTTACGCAATCCTGTCCTTTTCCACACTCGCAGCTGCTGCGCTCCGTTCTGAATTCCTATAAGGCGTCGATTTTTCATGTtgaaaacaaaaaaacaagTGAAAGTCGTGTGGAATAAGTGAGACTCTTGAATAGGAGAAAAGAAGCAACCGAAATAGTCAATACACCGGTCACTAGCTTGTGCCATGGAGGCAATGCGTCCAAAAGCCCAAGAAACAGGCACAAGTAATGAAACCGGATAAAAAGTGAGGGCTGCATAGCCTTCTTATACGTCAGTCAGCATCTCAATGCAAGTATCGTATTTGTCTTCTGACGTCTCTCAACCTTAATGCGCTCCTCGTGTCTGCAATAAGGCAGCTGATCATTTGGACTGCTAAAACGACTGGACGACTGCTTCCCCCCTTTCGCACTCCCAACGCTATGCCTCGTCCCGTCTCTCAAGTCGGAAATGTATGCTGCGTGACGCCTGGATGATGGCAATCGTGGGGTTGGACGGGTGCACAAGGGACGAGTCGCCCAATCAAGAGGGTGCTGACCCCAAGGCACTTCGCACGAACAGCACCTTATTCTTATTCCCGGTGTCGGCCCGCCACTGCAATGCCCAACTCCAGCGCTCGGGACAGATAAGGTGGCGATAAGAGCTTGGGGCGGGCGGCTAATGGATGGCGGGGGAGagtggaggggggaggggtcgcAGCATGATGTAACACGGAGACGGACCAAAtatctttttttctttcgtttTATTCCTTCTTGTATTTTTTTTATTGGAGTAGATGAATGCAGACGGACGACGGACAGCTACCTCTTCCAACTCCAACAATCCAACAACCCACTTGTATGCATCGTCAGCCATAGGCGCACTTCATACATACAGCATCTGTTTCGAAACTCCCTCTTTTCGTCTGCTCTTtatctccctctccctcggctcTACAAGCAACAACGCGCGACAGCTTTTCCCACCCCCTCACGCCATCCCCGCCCCTTTTGCCCATCAtaggacgccgacgccgcgacAAACACGCCAAGGGCCGGCCCAACTCGAACCGCCCGCGGAACAAGATGGGCAACGAAGAGTCCACCATGCTGGACGACAGCGTCCAGCCCAAGACGCTGCAGGCGCGcaccctcgacgccatcgccgactaCATCAAGTCCGGCCAAGTCAAGAAGATCGCCGTCATGACGGGGGCCGGCATCTCCACCGCTGCAGGCAGTACGTTCGCACACACTTCCACCaccatccctccctccctgcctGCCTCCCTTTCTCCCCCCGCAAGATGGACCACCTCTGACAACATCTAGTCCCTGACTTCAGATCTCCTGGCACCGGTCTCTACGCCAACCTTGCTCGCCTGAACCTCCCCtacgccgaggccgtcttcgacatATCGTACTTCCGCAAGCACCCCGAGCCCTTCTACTacctcgccaaggagctcTACCCGGGCAAATTCTACCCTACCGTCTCCCACGTCTTCATCGCCCTGCTTGCCAAGAAGGGCCTGCTGCAGATGAACTTCACCCAGAACATCGACTGCCTCGAgcgccgcgccggcgtccccgACGACAAGATCATAGAGGCCCACGGCAGCTTCGCCACCCAGCGCTGCATCGAGTGCGCCACCCCCTTCCCTGCCGAACGCATGCAGCAGCACGTCCAGGACGAGGTCGTGCCCAAGTGCGCCACCTGCGACGGCCTCGTGAAGCCCGACattgtcttcttcggcgaGGCCCTGCCCGAGGCCTTCCGGGACAACACCCACCTGCCCGCCATGGCCGATCTGATCATGGTTCTCGGCACCAGTCTCTCGGTCTACCCCTTCGccggtctggcggaggcttCGCGGTCCGGGGTCCCCCGCTTGCTGCTGAACAGGGAGCGCGTGGGACAGATGGGCCGGagagccgacgacgtcgtggaGCTGGGTGCGTGCGATGCCGGCGTACGCAAGCTCGCCGCTCTTCTCGGCTgggccgacgagctcgaggaacTCTGGCGCGGCATTGttggcgagaaggaggccgagaggcAGCTGGCGTCCGCcgcggacgagggcgaggacgatctcgaggaggagatccgTAGGGTcaccgagggcgtcgatACGGCCCTGAGgctggacgatgacgatggagaaCCCGCCGAGAGGCCCGCGGAAGAATCGGAGGAAGTGGGATTCTCGTTGAGGCCAGACGGCGGAAGCGACACCGAGGATGCGCACAGCAGCATTCCCAAAGGTGTCGTCTCGCGGATGTCCAAGGCTCTccagggcgaggccgagatcggCACCGACATCAAGGACGACCGGGGCCGCGAGGGAAGGACCGTCAATGGCTCCGAGGGCGCCCCCAAGGACGCCCTGGACTTCcgcgtcgaggccaagaagaagatccAGCTCGCCGTCCAGGGCATGGCCACCccgctcgacgaggtcgccatcgtcttcgaCTCCCAGgcgcccgtcgccgagatcaaggacgaggacccCAAGACTCAGGACCCCCTCACCGGCGTGTCGCGGTATGAGCAGACGCCCGCTCCGGGCACggatgtcgacgccgagggctACGTCCCTCCCTCGAAGGAAGAGGGCTCCGGCCCTGAACCCGAATCCAGCAcagccccctcgacgacgacccgaACCGAGACGTCAtcagagaagaaggaggaggattcACCGCCAGGAAGCACAAAGTTATGATGATGCATCGTCTGCTTACAGCATTCCTTCCACCTTAACCTTAAGCGATCTGGATATCACGACTGAGCAACAATGACGGTTGctagtcttccttctttccttcACCTATACCCACACTGCATTGGCTACACCACATCGTATATACCAATGACTGCATTTACCGTGATTCAAGTTCAGCATGCGTTCGGGCGCACCTCTTCGGAAGTCACTCCATCCGTTCTTCGAACCCCATTTCATGATGAGCCGCCCTGCGGCAGGGGCGACAGTCGAGACCAATGGACCGGCAACCGTTCCCTTACCCCTCGCCCTGGGACTTTATGACTTTGTGTCACGTAATTTGGAGTGATACCATGTAGTTCAGTGGTATCTCTTTCGGGGGGTTTACCGGTTCATTATGTTGGTAGAGTGCCAGGTAACTCTTGGATCCCCAGTGGGTGACCACCTGTTTGGCCAATTGCCCGCGCTCAATACAACCAAGCATAACCAACAGATTCCTCTAAAACGTTCGGTGGGGTATGTCTAATTACTTGCGTATGTGGAGGAGTTATGTCAGTGAAAGTCGTGATATGATGCTGCGGCGTGGGAAGAGGGGATCCGGTAGACCACGCGGAGACATCACCCAGCCAGGGGGGAGAAGACCGGGGGCGTCCGCTTTGTATGTGTAGTACGAGCATTTGCAGAGCGTCAACACGAATCACAAGGTCCAACCGTCAAGGTCGTCCCGCAAGGCGACCATGAGTGGTATTTCCTTCGAGATTGACCATGATGCAGTTGGGAAAAGTTTAGGTCGTCTGCCTCTGCACAAGCTCCTTGGTATCGTGTCCAAGATGACTTATGCTTTGAAATTTTGGCAATGCCACCGAGCCAGCAGAAAGTCGCCATGCTACCTCGTGATCGCGGGACAGCTTAGACGCTCTTTGGTCAACCATCGGCTACAGAATACCTCGACTCCTCGAGCTGCGCCGATCGGAGATCGCCTTGCTGCGCTTTGCGGTCAACCAGCTCCTCAAGCAAGACCACCGTAGACGAAAGCATATATATGCCTGTTGCAATCACTCACTACGGTCATGCCGTCGTGATCTTCTTCGCTTCTCAATTCACTAATACCAGACCAAAATACGCCGTGCAGGGGCACACCGTTCAAAGGCGTCAATCAGAAGCAGGCTCCGACTATTTTCCAACCATCGATCGACCCTCGCTGTCCACCACCCACAGGATAAATTGGTATCCATGAAACGTCCGCTGCCTTATACCGGCTAAATCCCTGTGCGTGAATACAAAGCTCATCCCTCAGACTCagactcggactcggactcggaccCAGACTCGGCCGTGAGGGGTTTTTGTCCATATACAACGTAGCTGCGTCGTTCGCCACCAGTCAGTCGCAAGTCAAACGGATCCACGGCTCAGGAGGCCAGTGCAAAAAAGAATACTCACATGTCGAACATGGCGTGGAAcacgccgctgctgccgctctTCAGCTCCTTGCGAACCATGGCAAGCTCCACCAAGATCTCGGCCTGGGTCCGTCCGAGGAGCTCGGAGAACAGCTTCAGAGACAGGGCCTCAAGGCCGTCCATGGTCAGCATCAGGTTCATCATGCCCACATCCTGATGGTGCCTCTCCTTGGCCCACGGCCCGAGTGGCGCCTTGATGCGCTGCGAGTAGGTGTTCTCGAACCCGGCATCCACGATCATGGCCCCGAGCCGCGGCGCCACGTCCGTGTCGCGGCCCATCGCCGAGCATGCCTCCGAGAAACTGGCCATCCACTTGGCCGTGGCGTGCTCGTCCGTAAAGGTCCCGTCGTCAGAGTAGAACTTTGTGGTGACGTCCTGAAACTCGACCCAGCCTCCGGGGTTCAAGTGACTTTTCCCCATCCGCCCCCCGGGCGTCTGGTCAGTGTTGTTTTCCTAGGGTGTGGGATTCCATTGGGAGTCTGGGATATGGAGGCTCACTTGTAGATGTTCTTGATAAGGCCGGGCCAGTCCTTAATCGAGGCGACCATGTATCTGCACATGATGAAGTCGTACTTTTTACCGTCGACCCAGGGGCTCTCGACATCATCTATTTCGAATCTGACGTTTGTGGGAACCCTGTGAGGGTGAATCAGAAATCACCACGTCCGTCTAGCTACAGAGAAACCTCAGCAGCAGTGAAGGGGGGGACTTACCATTCTGGCTGGATGGCGCTCAAATCGATGCCAGTGATCTAGAACCACGACGCTCGTTAACACTTATGAGCCATCTCAGGAAGTGCAGTGAGTGGGAATGGGTTGTGTTCTTACCTCCGTGTTCTCGTAGATGTCGCCCATTTCCACGGCCCCTTATCACACAAGTCTTATCAGCACAAGTGTCAAAGATGGCGAAGTGAGAACCCAGCGCGTACAAATCCCGGTTCCTGTCCCAATGTCCAGGATGCTGTGTACTTTCTCCATCTCGAGGGGTGCGCGGTAAAGTCTGttgccgacggccttgaccaTCATGGCATGAGCCAGATCGAGCCTGTCCATTTCAAACTGTAGGAATGAGAACCATGCCCGGTATTTCTAGGCTGAGTGGAGTAGACGCACCTCATCGTTGGGGAACTTGTAGGCTACACAATGCTCGTCAGATTCACGGTTGCGAAGCGCATTCACCAGAAGCGTGTTTTACTCACAGCCCGGCCGAAAAGCGTGATACCGGCGTCCGTATTCGACTGGATAGTCGACAACGCTGGACGTCAGTGAAGCAGTATAGTTTGAGCTGGGCGTATCAGCATATCAGTGAAAGCTCGCTAGGGCGTCTGGGTGTCCTACATTCGCTCTTCGATCGTGGAACCGTCGTCCGTTGCCTAGCGGGCATCTATGTCAGGGACAAGAACTCCTACGGGTACAAGGTCGAAGGGTGACCAACGCTGCCTTCGTCATCAGTCTCTATGGGTGTCGGCTCGACAGACGGCACCGGGACAGGTGCCGGCACATCAGGTGAGTTTGAAACAATgggtgcggcggcggcggcggcggcgacgtttGCCGGCGGAGTGTCGGCAGCTGCGGGGCCAGCCGGAACGGGCTGGGTAGCGACGGGCGAATCGGCCATTCTTGTAGTAATACTCTGGGCTCGTCTGGTGGATCAACGCAGAttgctttctctcttctctaTGAT
This window contains:
- a CDS encoding Putative NUDIX hydrolase domain-containing protein; this encodes MAAKVTATSPLSEDEARWIRLVKINYKDQNGQARTWESAERRTRPKNGEIDGVGIVAILEKPTGPEIILQKQYRPPIDKVTIEVPAGLVDEGETAEEAAVRELKEETGYVGKASETTPIMFNDPGFCNTNLRMIHVTIDASLPENQNPKAELEEGEFIEVFTVPLTNFWAECVRLEAEGYAIDARVGTIAEGIELAKKFKL
- a CDS encoding Putative S-adenosyl-L-methionine-dependent methyltransferase superfamily; the encoded protein is MADSPVATQPVPAGPAAADTPPANVAAAAAAAPIVSNSPDVPAPVPVPSVEPTPIETDDEGSATDDGSTIEERISNYTASLTSSVVDYPVEYGRRYHAFRPGSYKFPNDEFEMDRLDLAHAMMVKAVGNRLYRAPLEMEKVHSILDIGTGTGIWAVEMGDIYENTEITGIDLSAIQPEWVPTNVRFEIDDVESPWVDGKKYDFIMCRYMVASIKDWPGLIKNIYNHLNPGGWVEFQDVTTKFYSDDGTFTDEHATAKWMASFSEACSAMGRDTDVAPRLGAMIVDAGFENTYSQRIKAPLGPWAKERHHQDVGMMNLMLTMDGLEALSLKLFSELLGRTQAEILVELAMVRKELKSGSSGVFHAMFDIYVVYGQKPLTAESGSESESESESEG
- a CDS encoding Putative NUDIX hydrolase domain-containing protein; translated protein: MRTGALFICQRAATFKPTPILSCPRQKSPHLRASFARPFRATRTMSTITLKDSGLQVKLPNGLSEEQLLAFRPFQNWVKGLAKSLSLQAKNENHPFHPDPYQLRAVTVQAFDIFGSGRVGFLKITADVKNGAGEGLPASVFLRGPSVGMLVMLIPDDAPPESDERYVVLTVQPRVPVGSLSFVELPAGMVDDSGSFAGAAAKEIKEELGLEIHESKLACLSELAGAGESAGNEADEGLAEAMYPSAGGCDEFVTLYSHERRIPRGQLKEWSGKLTGLRDHGEKITLKLVAMKDLWREGARDAKCLAALALWEGLRREGKL
- a CDS encoding Putative Sirtuin family, DHS-like NAD/FAD-binding domain superfamily, translating into MGNEESTMLDDSVQPKTLQARTLDAIADYIKSGQVKKIAVMTGAGISTAAGIPDFRSPGTGLYANLARLNLPYAEAVFDISYFRKHPEPFYYLAKELYPGKFYPTVSHVFIALLAKKGLLQMNFTQNIDCLERRAGVPDDKIIEAHGSFATQRCIECATPFPAERMQQHVQDEVVPKCATCDGLVKPDIVFFGEALPEAFRDNTHLPAMADLIMVLGTSLSVYPFAGLAEASRSGVPRLLLNRERVGQMGRRADDVVELGACDAGVRKLAALLGWADELEELWRGIVGEKEAERQLASAADEGEDDLEEEIRRVTEGVDTALRLDDDDGEPAERPAEESEEVGFSLRPDGGSDTEDAHSSIPKGVVSRMSKALQGEAEIGTDIKDDRGREGRTVNGSEGAPKDALDFRVEAKKKIQLAVQGMATPLDEVAIVFDSQAPVAEIKDEDPKTQDPLTGVSRYEQTPAPGTDVDAEGYVPPSKEEGSGPEPESSTAPSTTTRTETSSEKKEEDSPPGSTKL
- a CDS encoding Putative major facilitator superfamily, MFS transporter superfamily, encoding MAPTHYTDHDGDVEGRRNPDEETPLLAHDLPPTLAPSRAYQVKVIVLAMSFILLLEIGAYLQIPPSYQLMEDIICRKHYPDHIISQKDKDNVCKTALIQGELAMIKGWQASFDCVAPLLTAIPYGVIADKYGRRPVLSLAMLGITLEFLWMLQPLLWPGVLPLWTVWFGAVFQFIGGGTGMVQAMTWTMISDVVPISSLTAVYYKIGAVVLGGELFVAPLSAYLLSKNPWLPLTIGMVLLILGTCLPPFIPETLELRRAADEEVEQTLHRSEDDAKGKRTLKEQIVFAVKNDMGHVYNFLIRSRRVIGLVAGFNLTIVVKYVKTDIMAQYVHNLFGWSWAKATLLGTVSTVTNMIMLLAVLPAVGWYITKRTGVHPLIRDLWLVRLTGILLTLGCFMVAIAFAPWFLIAALIIFSTGTVYTNICRAVLNAVVEPHTIGTLNTAISWVEQMSLLVSAPIISGLLKAGNAAGGVWIGLPYMAATLMAIGGTVIAFAYRLPGDKIL